In Acinetobacter piscicola, a single window of DNA contains:
- a CDS encoding potassium transporter Kup, with protein sequence MQSTAKKTALPAITLAALGVVFGDIGTSPLYALRECFISAHIAINEATVLGILSLIFWCMTLSISFKYITVIMRADNNGEGGIMSLLALNLRSNRIADHRKIILIAIGFIGASLFFGDGIITPAISVMSAIEGLSIATPIFDKWLMPLAIGILTGLFLVQRHGTGTMGKFFGPITLLWFIAIGLAGIHSIVQTPYVLSMLSPHWAISFVYHQPFVAFIAMGAVVLTMTGGEALYADMGHFGRIPIKLAWFTVVLPALLLNYAGQGALLLRNPHAIENPFYLLVPQWALYPMIGLATAAAVIASQAVISGVFSMANQAIQLRYLPRLTVQHTSDVEQGQIYLPFINWVLYISILLLILIFQSSANLASAYGVAVTMTMLCDTILVSVVAFGLWRWPIWKVALFAVPFLLLDSVFIASTSLKVFSGGWVPILIGIMAFTILMTWKNGREIVYSKLEKDALPLSLFIQSVSLSKETIYVPGQAIFLTGNTNIVPHAMLHNIKHNKVLHERNILVTVITRDVPYVPDQERIRVEVLDEHFQQVFVYYGFKDQPNIPVALEQAYGQLRIPYDMMQISFFISRDRLIHTIGDGMAPWREKLFISMQRNTSPVSDFYQIPPNRVVEMGSQIEI encoded by the coding sequence ATGCAAAGCACTGCGAAAAAAACGGCATTACCTGCCATAACCCTGGCTGCACTAGGGGTCGTGTTTGGGGACATTGGAACAAGTCCTCTTTACGCATTGAGAGAGTGTTTCATCTCAGCACATATTGCAATTAATGAAGCAACTGTATTAGGCATTTTGTCACTGATTTTTTGGTGTATGACGCTCAGTATTAGTTTCAAATATATCACTGTGATTATGCGGGCTGATAACAATGGTGAGGGCGGAATTATGTCCTTACTTGCTCTCAACTTACGTTCTAACCGTATTGCAGATCACCGTAAGATTATCCTCATCGCTATCGGATTTATTGGGGCATCGCTATTTTTTGGCGATGGCATTATTACCCCCGCAATTTCAGTCATGTCCGCGATTGAAGGATTAAGTATAGCAACGCCTATTTTTGATAAATGGTTGATGCCACTCGCGATTGGAATTTTGACAGGTTTGTTTTTGGTACAACGTCATGGTACAGGAACGATGGGGAAATTCTTCGGTCCAATCACCTTACTTTGGTTCATTGCAATTGGTTTAGCGGGCATACATAGTATTGTCCAAACACCTTATGTACTTTCGATGCTGAGTCCACATTGGGCAATTAGCTTTGTTTATCATCAACCCTTTGTTGCCTTTATTGCAATGGGTGCTGTGGTATTAACCATGACAGGCGGCGAGGCACTTTATGCGGATATGGGACATTTTGGTCGCATTCCAATTAAGTTAGCATGGTTCACAGTTGTTCTTCCTGCTTTACTACTGAACTATGCTGGGCAAGGTGCGTTGTTATTACGCAATCCTCATGCAATTGAAAATCCATTTTATTTATTAGTTCCACAATGGGCATTGTATCCCATGATTGGGCTTGCGACGGCTGCGGCTGTGATTGCCTCTCAGGCTGTGATTAGCGGTGTCTTTTCCATGGCAAATCAGGCGATCCAATTACGCTATTTACCCCGTTTAACGGTGCAACATACGTCAGATGTTGAGCAAGGACAAATCTACTTACCTTTTATTAATTGGGTACTCTATATTTCAATTTTATTACTGATTCTTATTTTCCAAAGTAGTGCAAATCTAGCAAGTGCCTATGGCGTTGCTGTAACCATGACCATGCTGTGTGACACCATTTTAGTGTCTGTCGTGGCATTTGGACTGTGGCGATGGCCTATATGGAAAGTGGCTTTATTTGCAGTTCCTTTTTTACTGCTAGATTCAGTTTTTATTGCATCTACCTCATTAAAAGTATTTTCTGGAGGATGGGTTCCGATTCTCATTGGCATCATGGCCTTTACAATTTTGATGACTTGGAAAAATGGGCGTGAAATTGTATATAGCAAACTAGAAAAGGATGCATTGCCATTAAGTCTATTTATCCAAAGTGTAAGTCTAAGTAAGGAAACGATTTATGTGCCTGGTCAAGCGATTTTCTTAACAGGGAATACCAATATTGTGCCTCATGCGATGTTGCATAATATTAAGCATAATAAGGTCTTACATGAGCGTAATATCTTAGTTACCGTGATCACACGGGATGTTCCTTATGTGCCTGATCAAGAGCGTATTCGGGTTGAGGTTTTGGATGAGCATTTCCAACAAGTTTTCGTTTATTATGGTTTTAAAGATCAACCCAACATTCCTGTTGCGTTGGAACAAGCCTATGGTCAATTACGAATTCCTTATGACATGATGCAAATTTCCTTTTTCATTTCGCGTGATCGCTTAATCCATACGATTGGTGATGGTATGGCGCCATGGCGTGAGAAATTATTTATTTCTATGCAGCGTAATACCAGTCCAGTGAGTGACTTCTATCAAATTCCACCCAACCGTGTCGTGGAAATGGGCAGTCAAATCGAAATTTAA
- a CDS encoding tyrosine-type recombinase/integrase: MLTDAKIRKIKPLEKRTKYTDEKGMYLEVLPSGGMYWRLKFRLNGKENVFSIGTYPEISLANARIERDQAKLLIQQGINPNETKKKQQQEINQDTLFKTLALEWMQNRKEMIKEGTYLRDLTTFEKDIFPYLGKMPIDKIKGKNVLDCAQRIEARGAQEMAKRSIPLVGRVFRFAIRKGLIENDPTPHLGEALKPRKVKNMARLDISEFPPFLLRMDKYHGSFLVKTALQFMTLTFVRTGELINMEWSEIDFEAKEWRIPAHKMKMALPHIVPLSTQAIALLKELEPLTGHKQFVFYNHSTAKTISNNALLSAIRTMGYMGKMTGHGFRGLASTTLHEQGYMHDAIEVQLAHKTGNAVSQAYNHAQHLQYRAKMMQEWANFIDSLRHNVVPFPKNKRA; encoded by the coding sequence ATGCTTACAGATGCAAAAATTAGAAAGATAAAGCCTTTAGAAAAGCGAACGAAGTATACAGATGAGAAAGGTATGTACCTTGAAGTGCTACCTAGTGGCGGTATGTACTGGCGTTTAAAATTCCGACTGAATGGCAAAGAGAATGTTTTTAGTATTGGCACATATCCTGAAATCTCATTAGCCAATGCCCGAATAGAAAGAGATCAAGCAAAGTTACTCATTCAGCAAGGGATAAATCCAAATGAAACCAAGAAAAAGCAGCAACAAGAAATAAATCAAGATACCCTTTTTAAAACCCTTGCCCTTGAATGGATGCAAAACAGAAAAGAAATGATTAAGGAGGGTACTTATCTTCGTGACCTCACAACATTTGAAAAAGATATTTTTCCTTATCTAGGTAAAATGCCCATTGATAAAATTAAAGGAAAAAATGTTTTAGATTGCGCCCAAAGAATTGAGGCACGAGGCGCACAGGAAATGGCGAAGCGATCTATTCCATTGGTTGGGCGTGTTTTCCGTTTTGCTATTCGTAAGGGACTTATTGAGAATGACCCTACTCCGCACTTGGGCGAAGCCTTAAAGCCGAGAAAAGTTAAAAATATGGCTAGACTTGATATTTCTGAGTTTCCGCCTTTCTTGCTTCGCATGGACAAGTATCACGGTAGTTTCTTGGTTAAAACCGCTTTGCAGTTCATGACTTTAACTTTTGTAAGGACTGGCGAGTTGATCAACATGGAATGGAGCGAGATAGATTTTGAGGCGAAAGAATGGCGCATCCCTGCTCATAAAATGAAAATGGCATTACCTCATATTGTGCCGTTATCTACCCAAGCCATTGCACTATTAAAAGAACTCGAACCTTTAACAGGTCATAAGCAATTTGTATTTTATAACCACAGTACAGCGAAAACGATTAGTAATAACGCTTTGCTCAGTGCTATTAGAACGATGGGTTATATGGGCAAAATGACAGGTCACGGATTCAGGGGACTTGCATCCACTACCCTACACGAACAAGGTTATATGCACGATGCTATCGAAGTGCAACTTGCACATAAAACAGGTAACGCAGTATCACAGGCTTATAACCATGCTCAACACTTACAGTACAGAGCCAAGATGATGCAGGAATGGGCAAACTTCATTGATAGCCTTAGACATAATGTTGTCCCTTTTCCAAAGAATAAAAGGGCTTAA
- a CDS encoding helix-turn-helix transcriptional regulator: MSSLHQEQFLRIKDLANYPEKQATIHTYKSGINKGKTKNINARPASKGLIGVSDKTIWQWVKRGEFPAPIKLTDSVTVWRLSEVQAWMQSKGLGA, translated from the coding sequence ATGTCATCACTTCACCAAGAACAGTTTTTACGCATCAAAGACCTTGCCAATTATCCTGAAAAGCAAGCGACCATTCACACTTATAAAAGTGGCATCAACAAAGGTAAAACCAAAAATATCAATGCTCGCCCTGCCTCAAAAGGCTTGATTGGTGTGTCTGATAAAACAATTTGGCAATGGGTTAAACGTGGCGAGTTCCCTGCCCCAATCAAACTAACCGACAGTGTAACGGTATGGCGTTTATCTGAGGTACAAGCATGGATGCAGTCCAAAGGATTGGGGGCTTAA
- a CDS encoding helix-turn-helix domain-containing protein yields the protein MNHQTQVLNHLKQGRTLSQAEAINLFNCYRLSAVIQRLRRSGYDITTHQEPNLNRDGYHARYELNEVQA from the coding sequence ATGAACCATCAAACCCAAGTTTTAAACCACCTCAAGCAAGGCAGAACCCTAAGCCAAGCAGAGGCAATCAATCTATTTAATTGCTATCGCCTGAGTGCTGTTATACAGCGTTTACGCCGTTCAGGTTATGACATTACAACCCACCAAGAGCCGAACTTAAACCGTGACGGCTACCACGCTCGTTATGAATTAAATGAGGTGCAAGCATGA
- a CDS encoding Bro-N domain-containing protein, protein MNPSIFNFNEHGVRVVYGVDGEPLFCLTDVCRVLSVDRTSRLLRELDAKGMADCHILTNGGTQKVKFVNEPNLYRIIFRSNKQEALNFQNWIFAEVLPTIRKTGNYSVTARQTAFDELNRLCIQEKISKDKGTFHSLGMHRRKREKHQNAIRIQTCKANIQLSFEGVTQ, encoded by the coding sequence ATGAACCCATCTATTTTTAATTTTAATGAACACGGCGTTCGAGTTGTTTATGGGGTCGATGGTGAGCCTTTATTTTGTCTTACTGATGTATGCCGTGTTTTATCTGTAGATCGTACATCACGCTTATTACGTGAATTAGATGCAAAGGGTATGGCAGATTGCCACATCCTTACAAATGGCGGTACTCAAAAGGTTAAGTTTGTAAATGAACCTAATTTATACCGCATCATTTTCAGATCGAATAAACAAGAAGCATTGAACTTTCAAAACTGGATATTTGCAGAGGTACTGCCAACCATTCGCAAGACTGGTAATTATTCAGTTACAGCACGACAAACCGCTTTTGATGAATTAAACCGCCTTTGCATACAGGAAAAAATATCCAAAGACAAAGGTACGTTTCACAGCCTTGGAATGCACCGCCGTAAACGTGAAAAGCACCAAAACGCTATCCGCATCCAAACATGCAAGGCAAATATTCAACTTAGTTTTGAGGGGGTTACACAATGA
- a CDS encoding DUF927 domain-containing protein — MNITTSTIKPDSILANCTLLNPSDDTYLNHPIIERFGSPSQPIYVDQCKVDINGLTYEQPLILPIVNGQLKLVQCAVLQNEQRIQVIPDGLAKGFACYGEMQKDKPVIITHNLEAFFKLASSIAIGFEPPLQPFSVVLVILPNLCNINLTELKAFDFEQIQYVIQQLSKAGYQQLYMPVRPEQMQLEPFKQLEQNTAGRLLNQYLKYGENEFFTELIKENDAAEAQAFIHEAISQLPELDPLPKGHLAKPFRYGDGVFHLLDSGLYYIEQTKDDEYRRYISSPIRVLAQTRDTTNNAWGRLLEWYDADGVKHTQALSMELFQSDGVELRKALAYQGVIIAPDGKARNLLQSYLMSYPTHTRALCVDRVGWHDNVFVLPNEQIGQHEQDDLIVYQTTQGIDSNYQSKGSLKQWQNNISIPLSTHSKLVVALSSAFAGQLLTPLEQQTGAGVHFKGQSSKGKTTALYVGCSVWGKPSNYCKTWKSTGNALEHTAYIHNDGFLALDEIGEVANPKELGNIAYMLANGKGKARLTKEIKAKPSYAWKVIFLSTGEKSLKEIMQENGQKTKLGQEIRLIDIDIDQSEYGLFDQIDFAEDGAKQSRVLVERSNQFYGVAGMAWLKYLTHDKDTVMQQAKQLLEQYHRELVAEHNQGHIVRVANAFALIAVAGELATQAGITAWQTGTAFNAVKDVFNAWVNDFEYVGDYQTKEYILHVKAFFEANESSRFESITPDPDQIEKIINRVGYWKIENGEKLFLVLPEQFKNEVCKGHDNRKVAKALLLEQLLEHDTGKTSKTVRIPSKKNAVKVYAVKEAIFSWEA; from the coding sequence ATGAATATCACCACCTCCACCATCAAACCCGATTCGATTCTAGCAAATTGTACGCTGCTTAATCCATCGGATGACACATATTTAAACCATCCCATCATTGAACGCTTTGGCAGTCCATCACAGCCGATTTATGTTGATCAATGCAAGGTAGACATTAACGGCTTGACGTATGAGCAGCCTTTAATTCTACCTATCGTCAATGGACAGCTTAAGCTTGTGCAATGTGCTGTATTGCAAAATGAACAACGTATTCAAGTCATACCTGATGGTTTAGCAAAAGGCTTTGCTTGCTATGGTGAAATGCAGAAAGATAAACCTGTAATCATCACCCATAACTTAGAGGCATTTTTTAAACTTGCCTCCAGTATTGCCATTGGTTTTGAACCACCATTACAGCCGTTTTCCGTTGTATTGGTGATATTGCCTAACCTATGCAATATCAACCTAACAGAACTCAAAGCCTTTGATTTTGAGCAAATACAATATGTTATTCAGCAGTTATCTAAAGCAGGCTATCAACAGTTATACATGCCTGTTAGACCTGAACAGATGCAGCTTGAGCCATTTAAACAGCTTGAGCAAAACACGGCTGGACGTTTACTAAATCAATATTTGAAATATGGCGAAAATGAGTTTTTCACTGAACTGATTAAAGAAAATGATGCTGCCGAAGCACAGGCATTTATTCATGAGGCAATCAGTCAATTACCTGAACTCGACCCATTACCTAAAGGACATTTAGCCAAGCCATTTCGTTATGGTGATGGTGTATTTCATCTTTTAGATAGTGGCTTGTATTACATTGAACAAACAAAGGATGATGAGTATAGACGCTATATTTCCAGTCCTATTCGAGTATTGGCACAAACAAGGGACACCACCAATAACGCATGGGGTCGCTTGCTTGAATGGTACGATGCAGACGGTGTAAAGCACACACAAGCCTTATCAATGGAACTATTCCAATCTGATGGTGTGGAACTCCGCAAGGCTTTGGCTTATCAAGGGGTCATCATTGCACCCGATGGCAAAGCAAGAAATTTGCTACAAAGTTATTTGATGAGCTACCCGACCCATACAAGGGCGTTATGTGTTGATCGTGTTGGATGGCATGACAATGTTTTTGTATTGCCCAATGAGCAGATCGGACAGCATGAACAGGATGATTTAATTGTTTATCAAACCACACAAGGCATTGATAGCAACTATCAGAGTAAAGGCAGTTTAAAACAGTGGCAAAATAATATCTCTATCCCTTTGTCTACTCACTCTAAATTAGTCGTGGCATTGAGTTCGGCTTTTGCAGGGCAATTACTCACACCACTGGAACAGCAGACAGGTGCAGGCGTTCATTTCAAAGGACAATCATCCAAAGGCAAAACCACCGCTTTATATGTCGGCTGTAGTGTATGGGGTAAACCAAGCAATTATTGTAAAACATGGAAATCAACAGGCAACGCTTTAGAACATACCGCATATATTCACAATGACGGATTCCTCGCCTTAGATGAGATTGGAGAGGTCGCCAACCCTAAAGAGTTGGGTAACATTGCCTACATGCTTGCCAATGGTAAAGGCAAAGCAAGGCTAACTAAGGAAATCAAAGCCAAGCCCTCTTATGCTTGGAAAGTCATTTTCCTATCTACAGGTGAAAAGAGCCTGAAAGAAATCATGCAAGAGAACGGACAAAAGACCAAACTAGGGCAAGAAATCCGTTTGATTGATATTGATATAGATCAGTCTGAATATGGTTTATTTGATCAGATCGACTTTGCCGAAGATGGTGCAAAACAATCAAGGGTATTGGTTGAGCGTTCTAATCAGTTCTACGGCGTTGCAGGCATGGCATGGTTGAAATACCTCACCCATGACAAAGACACTGTCATGCAACAGGCTAAACAGCTATTAGAGCAATATCACCGTGAATTAGTAGCAGAACACAATCAAGGTCATATTGTCCGTGTTGCAAATGCCTTTGCCTTGATTGCCGTTGCAGGTGAACTCGCTACACAGGCAGGAATTACAGCGTGGCAAACAGGTACAGCATTCAACGCCGTGAAAGACGTATTCAATGCTTGGGTCAATGACTTTGAATATGTCGGGGACTACCAAACCAAAGAATATATTTTGCATGTTAAGGCATTCTTTGAGGCAAATGAATCAAGTCGTTTTGAATCTATCACCCCTGACCCTGACCAAATCGAAAAGATCATTAACCGTGTGGGGTACTGGAAGATCGAGAACGGCGAAAAATTATTTCTTGTGTTGCCTGAACAATTCAAAAATGAAGTGTGTAAAGGGCATGACAATAGAAAAGTGGCAAAGGCTTTATTGCTTGAGCAACTCTTAGAGCATGACACAGGCAAGACCAGTAAGACAGTTAGAATCCCATCAAAGAAAAATGCCGTTAAGGTTTATGCCGTTAAAGAAGCTATTTTTAGTTGGGAAGCCTAA
- a CDS encoding IS5 family transposase: MPRTMLNDQHWSKLLAIFRHFNIYLKLNLRNFIEAILFRIRTGCPWRDLPQEFGKSNSIFKKYNRWSKNSKFMNIFKLFSQHADKEWIFIDGSHVRAHQHSAGIKNQSISKSIGGNSSKIHLAIDSNGNPIEFIISDGTSHDIKVAPDLVSKLDLTESEMLCADKGYDSESFRKKIRESNTKANIPRRSNAKSSNDDMDWYMYKIRHLVENAFCRLKQFRGIATRYDKLKRNYQSAVALACIFIWLPL; the protein is encoded by the coding sequence ATGCCTCGAACAATGCTAAATGATCAACACTGGTCCAAGTTACTTGCTATTTTCCGTCACTTTAATATTTATCTCAAATTAAATTTACGGAATTTTATTGAAGCGATTTTATTTCGAATTAGAACAGGCTGTCCTTGGCGTGATTTACCTCAAGAGTTTGGTAAATCAAATTCTATTTTTAAGAAATATAATCGATGGTCTAAAAATAGTAAGTTTATGAATATTTTTAAATTATTCAGCCAGCATGCTGATAAAGAGTGGATTTTTATCGATGGGAGCCATGTACGAGCGCATCAACATTCAGCTGGTATTAAGAATCAAAGTATTTCCAAAAGTATTGGTGGTAATAGTTCAAAAATACATTTAGCAATCGATTCAAATGGTAATCCTATTGAATTTATTATTTCAGATGGAACTTCACATGATATTAAGGTTGCACCTGATCTTGTATCAAAATTAGATTTAACAGAGTCAGAAATGCTATGTGCAGATAAAGGCTATGATTCAGAAAGTTTCAGAAAGAAAATTAGAGAAAGTAATACGAAAGCAAACATTCCTCGAAGATCAAATGCCAAATCTAGCAATGATGATATGGACTGGTATATGTATAAAATCAGACATTTAGTTGAAAATGCATTTTGTAGATTAAAACAATTTAGAGGAATTGCCACAAGATACGATAAGCTAAAACGTAACTATCAAAGCGCTGTTGCTTTAGCTTGTATATTTATATGGTTGCCTCTTTAG
- a CDS encoding tetratricopeptide repeat protein, whose translation MKNSLSILCALLFMQSVAFAESTPSNVLNQTTRSQEIAYDCQSLAWNLAAANKGDIEAQYQVGMKYFNGEEGQSDHKKALQWLKMAAEQHHIQAQYRLATIAEMGLIGSKNDKEAFQWYLKAANQGDAKAQFKVAQAYRSGIGIAQDQLQAQQWLQKAAQANHPLAQATLAKL comes from the coding sequence ATGAAAAATTCATTATCAATTTTATGTGCTTTACTTTTTATGCAATCTGTAGCATTCGCAGAATCAACACCTTCAAACGTATTGAATCAAACCACAAGATCTCAAGAAATCGCATACGATTGTCAATCTTTGGCGTGGAACTTAGCTGCTGCAAATAAAGGCGATATCGAAGCGCAATATCAAGTCGGCATGAAATATTTTAATGGTGAAGAAGGTCAAAGTGACCATAAAAAAGCACTTCAGTGGTTAAAAATGGCAGCTGAACAGCACCATATCCAAGCACAATATCGCCTTGCGACCATTGCAGAAATGGGCTTAATTGGTTCAAAAAATGACAAGGAAGCATTCCAATGGTATCTAAAAGCCGCGAATCAAGGCGATGCTAAAGCACAGTTCAAAGTGGCTCAAGCATATCGATCAGGTATAGGTATCGCACAGGATCAACTACAAGCACAACAATGGTTACAAAAAGCAGCGCAAGCGAATCACCCTTTAGCGCAAGCCACTTTGGCAAAGCTATAA
- a CDS encoding SAM-dependent methyltransferase: MKWIQAIQQQFSQHKYAINAKILGDDAPYAWTNLGYWTATTQSYPQACRQLADRLAHAVVLNSNDQLLDLGCGRGASVLHWQNNYKIENISAVDLQPQCIVDLEKNLNSNIQFHCASFLNLKNRLTKTDFDVVLCIDAAYHSPLSAFLDSIHFVLNSKGRLGFHYLTWSDQWQNLSRLEQKKYAYLLKAANVQAQQLFTSAQTADILKTCGFGQIEIQDISEQVLHGFAQYAAQRKWQYSAAYAIDLLKIRMTAKLCEKLFKDGLVHYVQITAQKI, translated from the coding sequence ATGAAATGGATTCAAGCGATACAGCAACAATTTTCACAACATAAATATGCCATCAATGCAAAAATTTTAGGTGATGATGCGCCGTATGCTTGGACAAATTTAGGATATTGGACGGCAACTACGCAGTCTTATCCACAAGCATGTCGCCAATTGGCAGATCGGTTGGCACATGCTGTCGTTTTAAATTCAAATGATCAGCTTTTAGATTTAGGCTGTGGACGAGGTGCAAGTGTATTGCATTGGCAAAATAACTATAAGATTGAAAATATTAGTGCTGTAGATTTACAGCCACAGTGCATTGTCGATCTTGAAAAAAATTTAAATTCAAATATTCAGTTTCATTGTGCTTCATTCTTAAATTTAAAAAATAGATTGACTAAAACAGATTTTGATGTGGTGCTGTGTATTGATGCTGCCTATCATAGCCCTTTATCTGCATTCTTAGACTCTATTCATTTCGTTTTAAACTCAAAGGGGCGATTAGGCTTTCATTACTTAACATGGTCTGATCAATGGCAAAATTTGTCTCGGTTAGAGCAAAAAAAATATGCGTATTTATTGAAAGCAGCCAATGTGCAGGCACAGCAACTTTTTACAAGTGCACAGACCGCAGATATCCTAAAAACATGTGGTTTTGGGCAAATTGAGATTCAAGATATTTCAGAACAAGTTTTGCATGGCTTTGCACAATATGCAGCACAACGTAAATGGCAGTATTCAGCAGCCTATGCTATAGATCTATTAAAAATCCGTATGACAGCAAAGTTATGTGAGAAACTTTTTAAGGATGGGTTAGTGCATTATGTGCAAATTACGGCACAGAAGATCTGA
- a CDS encoding FAD-dependent oxidoreductase: MNIAVIGSGMAGLATARILKDAGHHITIFEALPGRGMDSHSLAFEGGLIDAPLRVMNPHLWKNTLSLATHLGIKTFPVRTFMACSWLFEDKTETWLTTTRSRIGNFPIINNRKGIKQYGWRLVKGMLQLKTAIHQFFKSKNQDITLAEFINHNDIEEVFWHGAVMPVLYTICTCDPKTIGEWPAKPLLVFLRQLTDGDALLRLHGGTPALVDKLVEGIDIHSGSAVSKVEERGDQVLVENVQGEQLFFDRVIVATPTNKLEDFLNPEQFAEDLALLKNFKFEQGELVMHTDITVMPPNRKDWCVLSYMMDRKFTKQQFTVWLNSVEPSLVGKSPVFQTWRPVTAIDPKKVISTVTLTRAVVNSETVALNKELQQRHRQENRKVFYCGSWSCDGLPILESAVTSAMHIAEIFGAPLPFVDLKPKVEVAPQLGY, from the coding sequence TTGAATATTGCAGTGATTGGTAGTGGCATGGCTGGCCTTGCTACAGCAAGAATTCTGAAAGATGCAGGACATCATATAACCATCTTTGAAGCCTTACCTGGTCGCGGAATGGACAGTCATAGTTTAGCATTTGAAGGTGGTTTGATTGATGCACCGTTACGCGTGATGAATCCGCATTTATGGAAAAACACCTTAAGTCTTGCAACTCACTTAGGCATTAAAACCTTTCCTGTACGTACCTTTATGGCATGCAGTTGGTTGTTCGAAGATAAAACAGAAACATGGTTAACAACCACACGATCTCGCATAGGAAATTTTCCGATCATCAATAACCGTAAAGGGATTAAGCAATACGGTTGGCGTTTAGTGAAAGGCATGTTGCAACTTAAAACAGCAATTCATCAATTTTTTAAATCTAAAAATCAAGATATTACATTAGCTGAATTTATTAATCACAATGATATTGAAGAAGTATTTTGGCATGGTGCAGTCATGCCTGTGCTCTATACAATTTGTACGTGTGACCCAAAAACAATTGGTGAATGGCCAGCTAAACCGTTATTGGTTTTCCTACGCCAGTTAACAGATGGTGATGCATTGTTACGTTTGCATGGTGGTACACCTGCATTAGTTGATAAATTGGTCGAAGGCATCGATATCCATAGTGGTTCTGCTGTTTCAAAAGTTGAAGAACGCGGTGACCAAGTCTTAGTGGAAAATGTCCAAGGCGAACAATTGTTTTTTGACCGGGTCATCGTGGCAACCCCAACCAATAAACTGGAGGATTTTTTAAATCCTGAGCAGTTTGCTGAAGATCTAGCATTGTTGAAAAACTTTAAGTTTGAGCAAGGTGAGTTGGTCATGCATACCGATATTACGGTCATGCCGCCGAATCGTAAAGATTGGTGTGTACTGAGTTATATGATGGATCGTAAATTTACCAAGCAACAATTTACGGTGTGGTTAAACTCGGTTGAGCCAAGTCTCGTGGGCAAATCACCAGTGTTTCAAACGTGGCGTCCAGTCACAGCAATTGACCCGAAAAAAGTCATTTCAACGGTGACTTTGACCCGTGCGGTGGTCAACTCTGAAACAGTGGCATTGAATAAAGAATTGCAACAACGTCATCGTCAAGAAAATCGTAAAGTATTCTATTGTGGGTCTTGGTCATGTGATGGTTTGCCTATTTTAGAATCTGCGGTAACGTCAGCTATGCATATCGCCGAGATTTTTGGTGCACCATTGCCATTTGTTGATTTAAAACCTAAAGTTGAGGTTGCTCCACAACTTGGTTACTGA